The following nucleotide sequence is from bacterium.
TTTTCGGAAGTCCGCTATCAGGTCTACCCTATCTTCGCAAATACAGGGTCAAAAGGGTGTCCAGCTGGGACACAACTGGAGGAAACAAGGACTGGTGGGAGGTGGGTCCTGGGGAGAGGAAGGTGCTTGCCGATATACAAGGTCCAGCCTGCATCAAACATATCTGGACAACCCTTTTCTCCCAAGACCCTCACTATCTCCGCACGACCCTCCTCCGTGCCTATTGGGATGGGGAGGATGACCCAAGCGTTGATTCTCCCATTGGCGATTTCTTCGGGATAGGGCATGGTATAGCAAAGCATTTCATCTCCCTCCCGTTGACGATGACCTGCGATAAAGGATTCAACTGCTACTTCCCTATGCCCTTCAATAAAAATGGGAGGATTGAGGTTGTGAACGAAAGCAATGTTCCCTTGGGGATTTATTTCCATATTGACTATGAAATCTACGACTCCCCCCTTGAGGATGTCGGTTATTTCCACGCCAAGTGGAGAAGGGAGAAAAATCC
It contains:
- a CDS encoding DUF2961 domain-containing protein, coding for MKEEKNLFGSPLSGLPYLRKYRVKRVSSWDTTGGNKDWWEVGPGERKVLADIQGPACIKHIWTTLFSQDPHYLRTTLLRAYWDGEDDPSVDSPIGDFFGIGHGIAKHFISLPLTMTCDKGFNCYFPMPFNKNGRIEVVNESNVPLGIYFHIDYEIYDSPLEDVGYFHAKWRREKNPQPIKDGINLTGKENYLILEAKGQGHFVGCILSVHGLAPDWWGEGDDMIFIDDDVWPPSLHGTGTEDYFCAAWGFNREFYGPYHGFPLKGNEDWTGKHSAYRFHIEEPIVFHKYIRVTIEHGHANDRADDLSSVAYWYQTEPHFNFSPMPPVEERIPREG